In Longimicrobiaceae bacterium, the following proteins share a genomic window:
- a CDS encoding transposase, producing the protein MARQPYPSDPTDAQWAVVRSVLPAAKNGRTGRPRTHELREVWNAIFYQAHNGCTW; encoded by the coding sequence ATGGCACGCCAACCCTACCCCAGCGATCCGACGGACGCCCAGTGGGCGGTGGTGCGCTCCGTCCTGCCCGCGGCCAAGAACGGGCGCACGGGCCGACCGCGCACGCACGAGCTGCGCGAGGTCTGGAACGCGATCTTCTACCAGGCGCACAACGGCTGTACCTGG
- a CDS encoding DUF2442 domain-containing protein: MSTVETTEPLIREVRVTDEEIIADLLDGRRISVPLAWSWRLWEASPEQRANVRIIGNGQGAHWPDVDEDISARGMLTGVPAPRPKHLV, translated from the coding sequence ATGAGCACTGTGGAAACGACCGAGCCGCTGATCCGTGAGGTGCGGGTCACGGACGAGGAGATCATCGCCGATCTTCTGGACGGCCGCAGGATCAGCGTGCCTCTCGCCTGGTCATGGCGTCTGTGGGAAGCGAGCCCGGAGCAGCGGGCGAACGTCCGGATCATCGGCAACGGCCAGGGCGCTCACTGGCCCGACGTGGATGAGGACATCAGCGCCCGTGGCATGCTGACGGGAGTCCCGGCGCCGCGTCCGAAGCACCTGGTGTAG
- a CDS encoding DUF4160 domain-containing protein: protein MPTIKGVPGPYRLFFFSFDCNEPTHVHVQRENDICKFWIEPLTLATNHGFSARELNRARRTIEDHLDRIKEAWDEHCGNDRAADP, encoded by the coding sequence ATGCCTACGATCAAGGGGGTGCCCGGTCCGTACCGGCTGTTCTTCTTCAGTTTCGACTGCAACGAGCCGACGCACGTGCACGTTCAACGCGAGAACGACATCTGCAAGTTCTGGATCGAACCGCTGACGCTCGCCACGAACCACGGCTTTTCGGCACGGGAACTGAACCGCGCACGTCGGACTATCGAAGACCACCTCGATCGCATCAAGGAGGCGTGGGATGAGCACTGTGGAAACGACCGAGCCGCTGATCCGTGA
- a CDS encoding SPFH domain-containing protein, whose protein sequence is MKSGILVTVVVGIGLLAGLVLVLGGWTVVDSTEHCVLTRYGRVVERKMSTGLNFTPFANATCFSMTEQNFPRGADDKETMEAQTRDPVTVLGDVAIVYSYDPGTIFEVFMEKRSPEAVETEIRNSIREGYRNALSGWTVAEIFSARRPTLSDSVRAHIQRKVGNRAQIQQVFVRDIKIPEQIERQRIAAAEQAQILDRAQKQFVIDSVNAAALVIKARGEAESKQLQARSYEANPRLIELDMIKAWSTGIGEACKGVQSCVLGGSVVDSWRGARP, encoded by the coding sequence ATGAAGTCAGGGATTCTGGTCACCGTCGTCGTCGGGATCGGCCTGCTGGCCGGTCTGGTGCTGGTGCTCGGCGGGTGGACGGTGGTGGACTCCACCGAGCACTGCGTCCTCACCCGCTACGGCCGCGTGGTGGAGCGGAAGATGAGCACGGGGCTGAACTTCACCCCCTTTGCAAACGCCACCTGCTTCAGCATGACCGAGCAGAACTTCCCCCGGGGCGCGGACGACAAGGAGACGATGGAGGCGCAGACGCGCGACCCGGTCACCGTGCTGGGTGACGTGGCGATCGTCTACTCGTACGACCCGGGGACGATCTTCGAGGTGTTCATGGAGAAGCGCTCCCCGGAGGCAGTGGAGACGGAGATCCGCAACTCCATCCGCGAGGGGTACCGCAACGCGCTGTCGGGGTGGACGGTGGCGGAGATCTTCTCGGCGCGGCGGCCGACGCTGTCGGACTCGGTGCGGGCGCACATCCAGCGCAAGGTGGGCAACCGCGCACAGATCCAGCAGGTGTTCGTGCGCGACATCAAGATCCCGGAGCAGATCGAGCGGCAGCGGATCGCCGCGGCGGAGCAGGCGCAGATCCTGGACCGGGCGCAGAAGCAGTTCGTCATCGACTCGGTGAACGCGGCGGCCCTGGTCATCAAGGCCCGCGGCGAAGCGGAGTCCAAGCAGCTCCAGGCCCGCTCCTACGAGGCGAACCCCCGCCTGATTGAGCTGGACATGATCAAGGCGTGGTCCACCGGGATCGGCGAGGCGTGCAAGGGGGTGCAGAGCTGCGTCCTGGGCGGCTCGGTGGTGGACTCCTGGCGCGGCGCCCGGCCGTAG